TAAACCAGAGGAACATCCTATCCGCATACAAGGATTCTGTTCGTTCTGGAAATTTTATTACAAGGTCTTAAGATAGCCTTGGACAGGTTAGTGATAGTCCAATCTCATCCTGCTCCTCGCTGGTGCCCTCTAGATTCTGTTTTCTTTCCATCCCACATGACATCGGTACCTACCATCATCGACGGTTCACGACGATTTTAATCACTTgctgccatcatcatcatcatcatcgaacAACGTTCATCAACCCCTTATTGAAAGTTCAATTCCGAAGAGCTTCCTATCCGCGTACAAGGATTCTGTCTGTTCCAGAGGTGAACATAATCACATTGCTTTCGGTGTACGTCGGGGATTTCCATGATGGCAAGCGAACAGGAAAAGCGACAATTGGTCCTTCGTCTCACTTCTTTGCTGGCTTCATTGGGACGAGCGAGTAAATTTCTGGAGATGTACGAAGATGAGAAGGACAGGCTCGAGGTAGCACTGCGGATAGAGAATCTTGACGTTGTTCGGGCGGAGCTCGAAAACATCCAAACATCTTTGGAATGCAACGACGAGACGAGCGAAGGTACTAATCTCAACATTCAAATAAGAGCAAATTTCGaatctcattttttttaaatagaggCTGGTCTTTTATCAAAACTGCCATCATCATCTTCTAGCAGTTGTCCTAATCCTCCCCCGCACACAGTTTCCTCTTGTCTCAAGGGTCTTAAACTACCGACGATTACATTACCTGAGTTTGACGGGAATTACAACGAATGGCTATCATTCCACGACACTTTTTTTGCGTTAATTCATTCAAATCAAGACGTTCCGGACATCCAGAAATTCCATTACCTGAAGTCGTCAGTTACAGGAGAAGCTGCTCAAGTAATCGAGTCATTCGCGATTAGTGCCGCCAATTATCAATTGGCATGGCAAGCACTCGTGGGAAGGTATGCAAATGAATATCTCCTTAAGAAGCGGCATATACAAGCGATGTTGGAAATCCCACGGATAAAGAAGGAGACGACAGTTTCGTTACATAAAATTGTAGACGACTTTGAGCGACATACCAAAATACTAAGACAACTCGGAGAACCTGTAGAGGCTTGGAACACAATGTTGGAGCATTTATTATGCATTCGTCTTCCCGATGAAACTCTCAAAGCGTGGGAGGATCATGCAGCATCCAGCAACAATCAAACCTACGATGCGCTGATTGAATTTCTGCATCGGCGTATACGAGTTCTTGAATCTGTTTCCGTGAATCATTGAAAGAAggtcgttttttttgtttaaaataattcttCCTCTTTATTTAAAGAGGGTCGTTATCTAATTCTATttgtttcgtattttcgtattcttatttaattttcttatattttttattttaatttttgtgatgttgtgtggtataattttattttgataattattatttttcttcgctttttgcggtatttttatatttcacttcGCTTTATGCGGCTCAGTCTCCGCAGCAGTACGTACCCTCCTCTCATAGTTCAGCACCTTTGAAAACGTTCCAAATCGAATCGTCCGCTTCGACAGTGATTGATGGTTATCCTAACAGGTGTTATGCTTGCGAACAACGGCACCCGTTGGTGAAATGCACGCAGTTTGGAAAGATGAGTGCTGCTGATCGGTTAACTTTGGTGAGCGGAAATCGACTCTGCCTCAATTGCTTCCGAGGTGATCATTTTTCTAGAAACTGTCCATCGAAATATACATGTAGATTCTGCAAACGACGGCACCACTCCCTCCTCCATTCCGGATTCGGAGATAATACAAGCGCTTCTGGATCAAATAATGTTTCAAGAATAACTACCAACTTGAATTTGGTCTCCGAAAGTGACGAATCCACATCATCTATTCTTTCCGCTGCCACGTCTATTAAACAACCAGAAGTAGAGTGCAGTCTTCCGGTCAAAAACGTAGAGAAAAATGCTTTCCTGTTGACGGCGGTTGTGGTTGTGGTTGACCGTTATGGCAAAGAGCATTACGCGCGAGCTCTTCTGGACTCCGCATCACAACCCAATCTGATGACTGAAAATATGGCTCAACTGCTACGACTAAAGAGAAATAAGACGAATGTTCTCGTCCAAGGAATCGGCGAGCAGCCGCAAAATGCTAGACAATCCGTGCACGCTGAAATACGATCCAGAAAAGAAAACTTTTCCGTGAGAGCCGAGTTTTTAATTCTTCCACGCGTCACTCCTGAACTACCCTTCTACGATGTATTTACTGACACCTGGAATCTTCCGTTAGATATTATCATGGCGGATCCGCAGTTCAATAAACGTGCACCCATAGACATGATTTTGGGAATTGAGcactttttctcatttttttcaaaccgCAAAACGAATAAACCTAGCCGCATCCCTACCTATACTCATCGACAGCGTTTTTGGGTGGCTAGTTACCGGTTCCACCAGCAGGATTCTTCCTTCAGGGGTGAATACTTTTTGCTCTATTGTTGCCAAATCCCTACTCAACATCGAAGAAAGCATAGAGAGGTTCTGGAAGGTCGAAGAGGTACAAACGCAATCCCATTATTCGCTCGAGGAGAAACAGTGTGACGAATTTTTTGCATCTACGACGTCCAGGAATTCGGAAGGGAGATATGTTGTACATTTACCTCGACGGTCTAATTTTCATGAACTGATAAGCGATTGCAAATCAATGGCACTACATCGTTTCAACCTTCTCGAACGAAGGCTCGAATGCAATCCTGAATTAAAAGTAGACTATCACAAGTTTATGGCAGAATACCTCTCTCTTGGACATATGCGACGCGTTCCGATAGACGGCGAAAAATATTCCGGAGCATACTACCTTCCGCATCATCCGGTGCTGAAAGAAGCGAGCACCACGACGAAAATTAGAGTCGTCTTCGACGGCTCGGTCAAGAACTTTACAGGATACTCCCTTAACGATGCGCTCTTAGTAGGTCCTGTAGTGCAGGACGATCTATTATCAATAATACTTCGATTCCGTACATTTCTGGTGGCATTGGTCGGTGACATCGCCAAGATGTACCGGCAGGTTTTGATCCATCCGAACGATACATCCTTACAAAGAATTTTGTGGCGATTTGATGCAGCGGACCCAATAGAAACCTACGAACTATTGACGGTCACATATGGCTTAAGTTCTTCTTCATTTCTTGCTACCCGCACACTGCAGCAATTGGCTGTTGATGAGGGCAGAGAATATCCACTTGGTGCGCCCGCTTTACAACAATACTTTTATGTAgacgactttttttttatccagttcatttatttgtaagatAGTGTAGATGACTTTATTGGTGGAGCGCAATCAGTCGAAGAAGCCGTTCAACTGAGAACAGAATTAAGTGAGCTCCTCGCGAAAGGAGATTTTGAGCTTCGAAAGTGGGCGTCCAATCAGCTATCCGTTCTTTCAGGTTTGACGTCAGAACAGATAGGAACGCAATCTTCGATTAAATTTAATGATAATGAAATGGTAAAAGCCCTTGGAATCACCTGAGAACCTGAGACGGATAACCTACGGTTCGATTCAAAGATATTCCAGCGAAACAGTCCTCCGACCAAACGATCCATTCTGTCTGGAATCTCTCAATTATTTGACCCTATGGGATTGATATCTCCAATCGTCATCAAAGGCAAGATGATGATGCAACGTTTGTGGCTTCTTTCGTGTAACTGGGATGACGAAGTTCCAGATTCCATTGCAGTATCCTGGAAGGAATTCGCTGATCAGATCCCGAAGATACCCAACTTCCGCGTCAGTCGGTACGCACTGTTGTCTAATTCCACCATTCAACTGCATACATTTTCTGATGCCCCGGAATTGGCATACGGAGCGTGTACTTACGTCCGATGCACCGATTCGAAAGGAACGATTCGTGTCGAGCTTCTCGCTTCTAAATCTCGGGTTGcacctttgaaaaaaattacgttGCCTCGATTAGAGCTTTGTGCGGCGGATATAGCAGCTAAACTCCATGCCCGAATCGTCAAAGCGCTCAAAATATCCATCGCCGGTTCGTACTTTTGGTCGGACTCCACCGTTGTCCTACAGTGGTTGCAGGCAACCCCTAGCACCTGGAAAACATTTGTAGCGAACCGCGTATCAGAAATTCAAAGCTCGACGCATGGAGCTGCATGGAATCACGTTGCTAGCAAGGACAATCCGGCGGACCTTGTATCTCGCGGAATGAACGTTGACGACTTTTTGGCTAGTGATTTATGGAAGCGAGGTCCCAAATGGCTATCGCACGTTCAGGAAAATTGGTCTATACCCAAACTCCCTGAGTATCCTCAAAATGGAAAAGAGCGACGAAAACTGGTAATTGCTGTTACAAGAACTCAGGTATCACCCCGCTGTAATCACATATTCACGAGATTCTCGTCTTACGAGCGGCTACTTCATGTAACTGCATATGTCCTCAGATTCATCACCAATCTTCGCAATAAATCCCGTACGGAGCCCATCCCTTGGACTAACCCACTTTCCAGTATTTCGTTGACTGCTGAACACCTAAACATCGCCGAACGGACGTTGGTTCAATTAGCTCAAGCAGATGCATTCTTCGAGGAAATTCGAGATTTGCAAAATAACAAAACTGTCGGGAAGCGATCGTCGACTCGCCTACTGACTCCATTTCTAGACCTTGAGGGAACCATGCGGGTAGGGGGGAGGTTAAATTTGTCAGACCAGCCTTTTTCAGTCAAACATCCCGCTCTTTTACCATGTAATCATCCCTTATCCCATCTACTTGCCAAATCATACCACCTATCGCTCATTCACGGTGGCGGCCGTCTCACTCTCGCGACTATGAGAGAAAAATACTGGCCCATTCAAGGCCGCCGACTCGTCCGTAGTGTTCTCCGCAATTGTTACCGATGCGCCCGAGCCAACCCCGTCCCAATAAGCCAACACATCGGACAGCTTCCACTACACCGAATTACTCCCGCCCGACCATTTGCCGTCACTGGGATGGATTATGCTGGACCGGTTTACTTGAAGCCCATCCATAAGCGAGCTGCCTCGCCGAAAGCGTATATATGCATTTTTATATGTTTCTGTACCAAGGCAGTGCACATTGAATTGGTCAGTGACCTATCAACGTCAGCTTTTCTGGCCACACTTCGTCGGTTCATAGCCCGTCGCGGACGGCCAACCGACCTGTATTCCGATAACGGTAAAAATTTTCAAGGCGCTTGTAACGAGCTCGAAGACTTATACCGAATGCTGCAGGATGAAGAGAAGATTCATCAGATCACAACGAACCATGTCAGCGAGCAAATCACTTGGCATTTCAGTCCATCGAAAGCCCCACATTTCGGGGGACTGTGGGAGTCAGCGGTGAAAGTGGCAAAGTGTCAACTATACCGTCAACTCGGCAATTCCAAGCTGTCCTTCGAAGACCTCACCACTGTGCTAACACAAATCGAATCCAGCATGAATTCGCGGCCCTTAGTACCACTGAGCGAGGACCCAAATGACATCACCGCGTTAACTCCTGCGCACTTCTTGATCGGTGATTCTTTGCAATCGCTTCCGGAACAAGACTTGCATAGAACACCACTAAATCGCCTCGTTGAACGTTATCAACAAATCCAGGGAATCTATCAACAGTTCTGGCATCATTGGAAGAAAGAGTATCTTCAGGAGCTTCAACGGGATACGAAAACCTGTCACCCCAATACGGATATCCAACCAGGAAGACTAGTTGTACTGATGGATGAGTTTCAAATGCCAGTTAAATGGCCACTAGCTCGAATAATTGCTGTTCATCCTGGAAAGGACAAGTTAGTACGCGTTGTTTCATTGCGCACCGAACGAGGAGTGATCGTGCGACCAattacaaaaatttgtttgctgCCGATGGAAGAAACCAAGGACAATCAGGGATCGACGGAATATGAGCAAGCGGCGATGCCAACGAACACACTTCCAGAGAGTTCTCGTTGATGATGGTTCAGTTCAGGATGTAATATaattgaaaacaatgttttcaagGTGGCGGCGATGTTGCATACCGACCTTACGTGCGGTGTAAAGACGTTGTCAAATCGCTGCAACCTAATCCAGCGCAGAACATCACACAGATAAAACTTTCAACAATTGTCTATTGTCCTTCTATGATGTGGAATTAAAATATAGGAATGTAGTACTTTTTCGATGTTCGACCTCAGAATTGTGCAGACGtgtatttaataaaaatttattccTTTTGACTGTCACCATATTTCTTGCGAAATCAAATAAATCAGTTTTTGGTTCAACACGCTCTATTGTCGTGCTGGTATTTCGAATTCAAAGTGTAATAGAAACAAGCTACGTTTCTTAACGCCggaattgattaaaaaaaatatattctatgGGATATAATCACCATCTGGATGAAAATATTCGAATTTGTGAATCATGTCGTGCCGTTGTGGTTCACAATAGTTGTCCACCGAGAGAATCACAGCAGTTGGAAATGAATAAAAGAATATTCTCATTCGTCGACCCTACGCAGCCTTCAACAAGTGGAAAACTAGTGGTTCAAGATATAGAAGGTAAAAACAATATCTAGTTGATCAGTGTGATGCAAgcacatttcatttttgtttataaattgGGGATGTTCGCATAGGTagcaaattcaaaaattcaagcgTCAATTATGAGAAATATGTACGGTTATTATTTgtaaattatttgtattcattcttttttgtcttattttcatttcaataaatttgaataatttacaGTACCGTCAACTGCATCATTTGCATCAGTTTCTTCCGTGGATGACTTGCAGGTGACGTATAAAGTGGAAGCATTCAACAGCATCGTTCAAATGTTGAaaatttcacaaatttcaatGAGAAATATGAGGAGCTTAGACTACCATATTAAAAAATCGGAAGAAATTGCGCAAGCAGTGCGGCCACATCTGTTCGCACTGGATCTAGTGGACAAAAACAAATCAGATGATTTTGACGAGATGGTTATGCAATTGAAAGAAAAGTTTAAATCATCTGCTAACGACAGAAGCGAGCATATAAAAATATTATCAGTATTACCCAAATCTTGCCTTATAACCAAGATCGTAGGAGAGTTTGATGCACCGGAATACATggttaaacaaatgaaaaaaacagtttATGAGCAGGGAATCCTTTGTACCACCAAGACCAGAAATGGCCATGGAATCAGCGAACCCGAAAAAGCCTTTGTAACAAATTTCTACGACAGTGATGATATAAGCAGACCTATGCCAGGAATGAATGACTACGTTTCTGAACTCAAAATGGCCAAAAAGAAAGAGTTCAAAAGCGTCTTTTGATGATGTCTCTTAAAGAGGCATTTATGATTTTCGAAAAACGGAATCAAAATTTGAACATCGGTTTCACCTCGTTTACCATGCTAAAACCGAAACATTGTAGGCTACTCGATAGTACAGGAATTCATAAGGTATGTGTATGCACAATCCATGAAAATGTGAAATTAATGGCTAAAAGTTTAAGAATCGTATCCCAAGAAGAAATCACTAGTAATTTGCTTTGTAATACATCTGTAAGAAcgatagaatgtttttttttcgtgcttGTAAGGAATGTGCATTAAAGGAAGAAGTAAAAGAGGAACTTGAAATGCTATTAGAGGAACACGAGATAGAACACATTGTTTTTCAACAATGGTTGACAACTGATCGTTGTAATTTAGAAAACATTATGAAGCAGGTAGATGAGTTTGTTTCATATTTTGTTGATAaaattgatatgttgatcactcATTATTTTATTTGTAAAGAACAGTCATCGTttctaagaaaaaaaagaatctttAAAGCATGGTGAATTACTTGCAATTTGCGACTTTTCAGAAAACTATTCATTTATAATCCAAAACGCTGCTCAGGGTTATCACTGGAATAATTCGCAAGCAACAATTCACCCGTTTGAAGTATACTACAGAAGTAgtacaaaattagaaaatattagTTTCATTATTATATCAGAGGTAGTAGCCCACGATTCAATAGCAGTTCAGTTGTTCATTTCAAGATTTATAGGATTTATGAAACAGTTTACTGATTTCACAAAAATTACATTTGTGTCAGATGGAGCAGCTGGTcattataaaaacaaacaaaaaattgccaGTCTGTGTAGGTTTAAATCAGAGTATAATTTAGAagctgaatggcattttttcgcGACATCCCATGGGGAAGGGCCTTGTGATGCTATTGGTGGAACACTTAAACGAATTGCAAAGAGAGCAAGTCTTGCTCAAGAATACAGAAATACTATTAAAACTCCACGAGAGCTCTACGAATGGGCAGAACAACAAGCAGATAAAGGAATAACTAAACCAAATATCAGTTACATAACGActgaagaatataaaaaaatgtcggagaaactcgaaaaaatatttaacaacGCAAAGACAATTTCAGGAACCCAGAACTTTCATTGTTTTGTACCTATTAATGATGAACAAATAGCTGCTAAAAGATATTCGAAATCGAAGGAAACTCCACAAATTTTCACATTGTTAGGAAAAGTCAGAAAATAATATGTATAGTTATTCAATAGCATTATATGTATAGTTATTATATGATGTTGAATAAATTTTCTAGTTATGATATTCACCGAAAGTGTGTTTTAATAAATGAGGAAATGTTTGGaaacaccatctcagattgcaatgAAGTTTTATAGGTGTAAAAACATTGACCATTAAAGCatctttccatacttgaaatcttcttgTTAAATCTAGgtgactttttgaaaagggccaaattttcttccttaaactgttacaaaaataaaattcatttttctcgaaaaagtttttttaatttaaaaaaaaatctcatctcATATTATAACCAACAATTCATCTAAACATCGAAAGAAGGGCACTTCTAtaggaaaagagtttttctaacTTTTCATTCCTTTGAAAAGCTACTACTAAGGTTTCACTTTACATTTCCATTAGCTAGAAACATtagtttttcaatagtcatcagGCAACAATGCCGTATATTCAAGaaattataaaagatagaaagttgaagtcttcgacaaaagttcatattttaaaattatctaaaactttgtcgaacacactATATCGatatcttgacttcaaacaaaattaggattcgttgtgtttttttttaaacatgaaaaagttttaaacatgaaacttttttcctgtaaaagtgcccatctttggatgtatggacaacttgttgataattgtacgggctattcacacaaaattttttgggaatttaaaaaaaatacgtttttgagaaaattgaattttagtttttgaaaaaaaatttttggtgtaaattaaaaacaataaatttttaaatatttctttatgaaaatttgaacaatttcctacaatttcttctttgataaaaaatttgtaagtcttatagtttttgagatagaaatttttgaaaaaaaaaatttaagaaaaacccttttcaaaaagtggtccaattatttttggaatatttcaagtatgcaaagttgcttaaatgaccaataccttcacacccaaaacgtttcactgcaatctgatatggtgctgccaactcctaagacgagttggcgtgaaatccgtCGGTAAGCAATgattcgaaagaaaaaaatgtcTCAAGCAAGTTTAAGTTGCTGGCAAATTTGCAATATAATTCCTAATCTGGCAAGAAACATGCAAAAGCTAACAAAAACGGAAGTTTCTGTTACGTAATATGGACATGAAGATGGGCAATTAAAAATGACTGAAAATGTGTAATCTGTCGGAATTAAAATCACACTAAGAATCTGTGATGTTTTTcacaaataaatataaataaaaaataaataaataaaataaaatcacacGAAGAATCTGTGAATCTGTGAAAACTGAAAAAGGTTGGCCAAACTGGGAAATCTGTCACTAGTTACAATCACTCACAGCCGAGAGATACTTCAGTGATACCGTGAAAATCCTATCAAAACCATACAGATATAGAGCGGATTTTATGACTGAGtgactaaagtttttttttcaactgcaaAAATTGAGTTTATGTTCCTTACATTGAAAATCGTAGTTTCAAATTGGGAGACACCCGATTTTAAGATTGTAAATTCCTACCAAACATTCACCATAAACAAAAACAGATTTCGGATATCGAATCTAGTAAAACAGACGCTGTGTACATCAAAAGACATTTATTTCACAATTCCTCCACTGAGTGATCCCCGAAAGCATCCATTCTAAGACAACAACAAATATGTGTGTGTACACGAGTACTAAACTTTGTGTAAAagatgtttgttttcaataattACAAGTTGATTAAACGTCTTGACGTATATGTATAACAATCATTCAATTGCATACAAATGGGGGTGAAGTATAGATGCACCCTGCTTCCGCTCCTACTCGAGTTTAGCTTGTATCATTGAACATAGTGTTGGAGAGGCTGCCGAGACCATATCCTAGTTGTCGAAAGCTAAGCTAGTATGTCTTTAAAATTCGTACAACTCCctgtttattttttcataccgaACGAATATATGTTTTCTAATATCCACAGCTATATGTTGTTACTCCCTTGATAACCAAACTTTGTTGTCCCTTTCTGCAACCGAAACCATCAACCAAAATAGCACACCAATTGATGCACAAGGTAACTAAAACACCGATGAAAAGTTTGCTCTTTGCATTGCTTTTCTCAACGTCCGTCGCTTATTTCCTATTGAGGGGTGTATAAATTGACGCTCTAGttggaaaatgtttgtttttgacATCAGTTTTGTCATTCCATTTGTCTAGTATTTTATTCGTTCCTATCCGCAATCTTGCTTTGCCGGTTTTCTACACGCTACACTATTAATAGAGTCCACCACTAACTTTCAACAATTTTCGAGGCATCTTTTGAGAACagttgtgtatgtgtatgtgtgtttgacCTTTGTTAACGAGGATCGATGAGCTGGTTGTTTTCCTATCACACAAACGGTTGGGTACACTTGACACATTGGGTATAAATAACATCATTTCAAAAGTCAGTTTGTCTTATACTCAGCGATTCTGTTTGTAATTTTCAAACTTCATTTTGGTTTGCAGCCTTTTTTTAATGTGCTTATTCGATAGTT
The Toxorhynchites rutilus septentrionalis strain SRP chromosome 2, ASM2978413v1, whole genome shotgun sequence genome window above contains:
- the LOC129766642 gene encoding uncharacterized protein LOC129766642, which gives rise to MMMQRLWLLSCNWDDEVPDSIAVSWKEFADQIPKIPNFRVSRYALLSNSTIQLHTFSDAPELAYGACTYVRCTDSKGTIRVELLASKSRVAPLKKITLPRLELCAADIAAKLHARIVKALKISIAGSYFWSDSTVVLQWLQATPSTWKTFVANRVSEIQSSTHGAAWNHVASKDNPADLVSRGMNVDDFLASDLWKRGPKWLSHVQENWSIPKLPEYPQNGKERRKLVIAVTRTQVSPRCNHIFTRFSSYERLLHVTAYVLRFITNLRNKSRTEPIPWTNPLSSISLTAEHLNIAERTLVQLAQADAFFEEIRDLQNNKTVGKRSSTRLLTPFLDLEGTMRVGGRLNLSDQPFSVKHPALLPCNHPLSHLLAKSYHLSLIHGGGRLTLATMREKYWPIQGRRLVRSVLRNCYRCARANPVPISQHIGQLPLHRITPARPFAVTGMDYAGPVYLKPIHKRAASPKAYICIFICFCTKAVHIELVSDLSTSAFLATLRRFIARRGRPTDLYSDNGKNFQGACNELEDLYRMLQDEEKIHQITTNHVSEQITWHFSPSKAPHFGGLWESAVKVAKCQLYRQLGNSKLSFEDLTTVLTQIESSMNSRPLVPLSEDPNDITALTPAHFLIGDSLQSLPEQDLHRTPLNRLVERYQQIQGIYQQFWHHWKKEYLQELQRDTKTCHPNTDIQPGRLVVLMDEFQMPVKWPLARIIAVHPGKDKLVRVVSLRTERGVIVRPITKICLLPMEETKDNQGSTEYEQAAMPTNTLPESSR